In Parasegetibacter sp. NRK P23, the genomic stretch AATTACGGTGTGTTACAATAATAACAAATATTTTTGGATTCTGTTGTGCTGCATTGCTGCGGCATTTGCACCTAAAATATTGCTGTATATGCTGTTCAAACTTGAAGCCAAAGAGAAATTCAATGTGATTATACCGGATGGCCCCGATTTATCTGCCTCTTTGACAGAAGCGATAGAGCCTGAAATAGTTGCGTTGCTGGAAAATGAAGTAAGGAACGTAGTACTGTCTTTAAAAAATGTTACAACATCGGAACCGGGCGTTGCCGACATATTGGCCCGTGTACAAAGCGCGTTCTATGCCAATGAGTCGTCTTTTGTGGTTTGCGAAATGGCCGATGGAGTAAAGAAAGCGTTGGAGGAAGCTGAACTTTACGATGCCCTTAACATTGTTCCCACCGAAAGCGAGGCCTGGGATATGGTCCAGATGGAAGAAATAGAACGGGAATTAATGCGGGAGGATCCAGAATAAAATGCAGCATCGGGCGTTTAAATTTGTCTAGCTAATTAAATCAACTTCATGTTCGGCGTAACCATCCTGGGAAATAATTCTGCACTGCCCGCATTCGACAGGCATCCTACCGCCCAGGTGGTAACCCTTGGCGATCAGCAGTTTATGGTTGATTGCGGGGAAGGAACCCAGATGCAGATGGCGCGTTACAAAATCAGGCACAGCCGCATTTCAAGAATATTTATCTCCCACCTCCATGGAGATCATTATTTCGGCCTGATCGGCCTGCTCACCAGCATGGGACTTTTGAGCCGCGAACAGCCATTGCACCTCCATGCGCCGCCGGGATTGATCGATATTATCCAGCTACAACTGAAAGTAGCGGACACGGTTCTTCCTTACGAACTTATCTTCCACCCCCTTTCCGAGGAAGGAACGATTGTACTGGAAGAAAAACTAAGCGTATCCTGCTTCCGTGTTTTCCACCGGATCGAATGCTGGGGATTTGTATTCAGGGAAAGAAAGAACCCACGGAAGATAGACCGGGATAAAGCCGTGGCCTACGGTGTTCCCGCAGCTTTTTACGACCGGCTGAAGAAGGGGGAGGATTATACGAATAAGAAAGGGGAACAAATTCTCAACGAATGGGTCACGGTTCCCAACCGGGCGCCACTGAGTTATGCCTATTGTGCCGATACCGTGTATAAACCGGCTTTGTGCGCGCACCTCCAACACGTGAACCTGCTCTACCACGAGACCACTTACCTTGCAGATCTGGAAGAACGCGCCATGTCGAGGTTCCACAGCACCACCCACCAGGCCGCGGCCATGGCATTGGAAGCGGGTGTACACCGCCTGCTGATTGGGCACTTCAGCTCCAAATACGATAAACTGGATGCTTTCCTCGAAGAGACCCAAAGCATCTTCCCCGCTACCGAACTGGCTTTGGAAGGTTGTACCTTCCTTGTTGGGGCAGCATCTCCATTCAGCAACAACGCCGCTTTCGAAAAAGAACAAAACTCCGGGGTCACCACTTCCTGATTTCACTCAACCGTTTGCGTAGCATACCCGATGTTTTCCAGTGAAGGAATCCTGTAATTTCATGCCTTCAACTCATGTGCATGAAAAAGAAACTGATTGCCGCAGCCCTGCTGCTCGCCACCCTGAACACCAATGCCCAGCAAAAAACAAATGCCGCCGACATCAAAGAGAAAATGCAGTGGTTCGCCGATGCCAAACTCGGTATCTTCATTCATGCGGGCATCTATTCGGTGAAAGGGGTATCTGAATCCTGGTCGTTCCACAACGGCAACATCTCCCATAAAGATTATATGGACCAGTTGAAAGGGTTCACCAATAAAAATTATGATCCCGCAGCCTGGGCCGACCTGATCGCGCGTTCCGGCGCAAGGTATGCCGTAATCACCACCAAACATCACGATGGCGTAGCGATGTACGATACAAAACTGAACAACCTCAGCATTGTGAAAGCCACGCCGGCAAAGAAAGATATGATCTCCCCCCTCTTCTCCGAACTAAGGAAGCGAAGCATCAAAGCCGGCGCATATTACTCCCTGATAGACTGGACACATTCCGATTACCCTGGTTTCCTCAAAGACAGTTCCCGCTATAAAGTAGAAAACGATTACAACAGGTGGCAACGTTTCAGACAATTCTTTCAGGCACAGATACAGGAAATCAATCAGCTTTTCAACCCCGACCTCTGGTGGTTCGATGGCGACTGGGAACATTCCGCAGAAGAATGGGAATCTGCCAAAGTAAGGCACCTCATTCTCTCCAAAAATCCCAACGCAATCATCAACGGAAGACTTCAGGGTTATGGCGACTATGAAACGCCTGAGCAGAATTTCCCCGTTTCCCGACCGGAATTCAACTGGTGGGAACTGTGTATGACCACCAACAACAACTGGGGTTACCGGCCCACAGATACTGCGTGGAAAACACCGTACGAGATCATCACCATATTCATGGATGCCGTTTCCAATGGAGGAAACCTTTTACTCGATATTGGCCCGAAGGCAGATGGCACCATCCCTTCCGAACAAATTCATCTGCTCGAAGAACTGGGTAAATGGAACGCCAAACATGGTTCAGCCATATTCAACACACTCCCGGGTTTGCCGCAGGGACATTTCTATGGTCCGAGTACCATCTCCAAAGACTCTTCAACAATGTATCTCTTTCTTCCCGCAGGTGCCCGCAATCAGGTTATGATAAAAGGATTGAAAAACAAGATCGAAAGCATTAAAGTGATGGGGAGCAATACACCACTTTCACATAAGGTGGTAGGTAAGATATCCTGGAGTCCCGTTCCCGGACTGGTTTATATCCCCGTTCCTGAAAATGTGCAGGATGAATATGTTACCGTGCTGGAAGTAAAACTGGATGGGAAGTTGAGCTTGTATGCGGGGAAAGGAGGATTGAACTAGCAAGCAGCATTGAACGAGAAAGCCCCGCCTTATTAAGCGGGGCTTTTTTATTTGCAGCAGATAGCGCTTAACTTAACCTGCCAACATAATCTTTCATTTTCTCATACAATCCTTCGCTTAAAGGGACCACGGGCAAACGAACTTCATTCTCTATTAGTCCCAGAATCTGCATTGCGGCTTTCACTCCCGCAGGATTATTTTCCGCGAACAACAACTCATATCCTTCGATCAACTGGTCGTTAAGTTTTTTCGCGTTAGCGAAATCGCCGTTCAAACAAGCGTTCACCATACTTGTGAACTGCTTTGGGAACGAATTGGCGGCCACGCTGATCACGCCTTCCATACCACAGGCTACCTGGGGCAGCACCAGCGCGTCGTCGCCACTTACCACGAGGAAATTTTCAGGCTTATCGCGCAGGATCTGCATGCACTGCGCCATATCACCACTGGCTTCTTTGATGCCCGCTATATTGGCCACATCGTGTGCAAGGCGCAAGGTAGTCTTCGCTTCCAGGTTACGTCCTGTTCTGCCGGGCACATTGTACAGCAATATGGGCGCGGGCGTATTCGCGGCGATAGCCTTGTAATGCTGGAACAATCCCTCCTGGGAAGGTTTATTGTAATAAGGGCTCGCGCTAAGGATGGCGGCCGCCTTATCGCAGGGCAGGTACGCCATTTCTTTTATCACTTCGGCGGTATTGTTTCCACCGGCCCCTACTACAACGGGCACGCGGCTGTTTACCTTTTCGAAAGTGAATACAGCGATATCCTTTTTTTCTTCCTTCGATAGCGTAGGTGTTTCACCGGTAGTGCCCAGCGTAACCACATACTGCACTCCACCATCTATAACGAAATCGATTACGCGTTCCAAGGCGTTAAAATCAATGGAACCTGCTGCATCGAATGGCGTGACAAGGGCCACACCCGTACCCCTCAGCGTAGTTTGTAAAGACATTTTATTCAGTTGGTATAATTAAAGCTAAACCTATACTTCTTCCCAGAAACCCATCTTGCTGAACTTTTCAATCCGGTCCTCGATGCGTTTTTCGGGTGCAATTTGCTTTAATTCTTTCAAAACTGGAAGCAGGTAATTCTTTAATTTTTCCGCGGCCGCGTCGTAATCCCAGTGGGCGCCACCATCGGGTTCGGGAACCACGCCATCTATCAGGCCGAATTCCTTCATTTTATCGGAGGTCAGCTTCAGTTCTTCGGCGGCTTTTTCCTTGTGGTCCCAGCTTCTCCAGAGGATAGAGCTACAGGATTCGGGAGAAATAACCGTGTACCACGTATTTTCCATCATGAACACCTTATCACCCACTCCGATGCCCAAAGCACCACCAGAAGCGCCTTCGCCTATGATCACGCAGATCACGGGCACTTTCAGGCGGATCATTTCATAGATGTTCCGGGCAATAGCTTCTCCTTGCCCGCGCTCTTCGGCTTCCAATCCGGGATAAGCGCCGGGCGTATCAATCAGGGTGATCACCGGCTTATTGAATTTTTCGGCCAGGCGCATCAGGCGCAAAGCCTTGCGGTATCCTTCGGGGTTGGCCATCCCGAAATTGCGGAGTTGCCGCATTTTGGTGTTGATCCCTTTTTGCTGGCCGATGAACATCACGGTTTCTCCACCGAAATCAGCGAAACCTCCTACCATGGCTTTATCGTCCTTTACATTCCTATCGCCATGAAGCTCCACGAAATTGGTGGTCATCTTCTGGATGTATTTGAGCGTGTAGGGCCTGTCGGGGTGCCTGCTCAACTGTACTCTTTGCCAGGAGGAAAGGTTGGAGGTGATCTCTTTTCTTTTCTCTTCTATCTTATTTTCAAGGTCGTTTATAGAAGTGCTGAGGTCCGTTTTAGATTTCTCGGCAGTTTCTTTCAGTTGCTTGATCTGATCGGCGAGGTCCTTGATGGGCCTTTCGAAATCGAGGAACTGACGGTTCTGTAATTCAGGCATGAGCAGATTTTGAGGTGTAAAAATACAGGCAGAAATTTTTTTGAAAAAAGTTTTGTTTTGAAAAACAATTTCCCGTTATCTTTGCAATCCCAAAACGGAACAACCAGTTGTTTTGTAGCGGTAAGGATCGGTAGTTCAGTCGGTTAGAATGCCGCCCTGTCACGGCGGAGGTCGCGGGTTCGAGTCCCGTCCGGTCCGCGAAAAGCGTCTCAAGCGAGGCGCTTTTTTTGTGTCCTAATTATTTTCTACCCTCCTATCAGCAACTCCGTTGGTGCATACCCAAACTGCTTTTTGAACGCATAAGAAAAATGCGAAAGGTTCTCGAACCCTACTTCATAACACACATCAATCGGCTTTTTCTTTTTTTCGACGAACTGGTAATGCGCCAGGTCCAGTCGTTTTTTGGTAAGCCATCGTTGCGGTGTGGTGGAAAACGTTTTCCTGAAATCTCTTTTAAAAGTGGTGAGGCTCCGGCCGGTGAGGTAACCAAATTTCTCCAACGGCATGTTGAACATGAAGTTCTTTTCCATGTAATCCGCCAGGTCTATTTTTCCTGGTTCCTCAAAATTAGCGAGTACACTATCTATACCGGGGTCGATTGAACGTAATATGGTAACGGCTTCCGTTAGTTTTAACTGCGCGATGCCTTTCGGCAGGTCGTTCATCTCAAAATACGGGATCAACGACGACAGGCAACTTTCCAGCAACGGATGACCGGCATAATGGCGTATCCGCTGCACATCGGTTGTGGCCGGCTTCACCTCCAACCCGGCATAGAAGTTCCGGAGCCATTCCGTAGTCAGGTGCATGACCACTGTTTTATGGGCAAGCCCGTCCTTCGGGTAATTGATGATGGTGGCCAGTTGGTTCCGGGGTATCAGGAAAATATCTCCTTTTTTAAACATATACGATCCTTCAGAACGAACGATCTTTGTTTCCCCCGAAATAAACCAGATCAGCATGTGCTGCTCGAACATGATATCCGATTTGAAGAACTTGTCCTGGTAGCAGGACAACTTAATGTCTTCGGTAATGTACTTAGCCTGGTATTCCATATTGTGACCATATTTTCATAACAGCTTCAAATGTAGAGAAACTGCCGTCATTAAATTTATTTGTACAGGAGCACGCACGCTGAACTTCAGCAAAAAGGAGTACTGGCCGGCTCGAGGTATTCGAAAAGAAAGTAGGTAAAGCAGAGGCTTCTCAAGCCGCTGTAAAGTTCGCATAGTTTATTGGAGCGTTCCACCTGCAGGAAATCTTTGACCATCACCTGTTTTGAAGCTGCCATCAATTCATCGGTGATCAGCAGATAGGAACGGCCGGGAACATTGTTCTTCAACAGGCGGTGTGCTTCCACCACTACTTCTCCATATATTTTGTGGAACCTTCCGATTGAGTACGCCGCGATCGCCCCATAGTGAGCGATCGCTTTCAGGTGAAGATTCAGTTTAAGATTGAAACGAATCTGAAGCGCTTCCACTTTTTCATCAAAAGCGGTCTTCATTGTTTCGAACTGATCGTATAGTTCCTCTGCCGTGGGGATTGATTTCCATTTGAAGAAAAAGATCGCATCCCCTTCAATTTCCGCGATCTTCATCTTCAGGGTATTGTGCTGAACAAGGGAGGAAAGCAATTCCTGCGTAATGATTCTTCCGGTTACAAGATCAGTATTGCGCACCAGTTCTGTAAATCCGCTGATATCGGGAATGAACACCAGTCCTTTCCTGGGGTGCTCCTGGTTGCCGAACACCATCCGGAGTCCGCTTTTTATGGCTGAAATTTTCATTCTACAAGTTTTAACTGACCATGAATTGAATACCGGTCATCTCTTCTGTAAATGACCAAAGTCGCTGCGCGCTGTTTTCATCCAACGCATAGGGTTGTACGCCGCTTTCATGCAGCTTCGCTTTTGTGCCGGGATCCCCAACCAACAACTCGGCGATATCGCCATCTTCACAATAAACCCCTCCGGTATTGCTGAGTTGCGAACTGGTAGCGGCCCAAACAGTGGTTGCGGCTCCCTGCGGGATGGTCTTCAGCGAAGCGAGTACTTCCGGACGTATATTGCCCGCTTCATCCAGGAAGCCCATCTGCTGAAACAACTCAGGTGGCGCCTCCCTTGCCAGTTCCGTTCCTGCAATAGAGCCGGGATGCACAGAATAAGCTCTTACATTGTAGGCTTTCGCACGGTTATCCAGTTCCAGCGCGAAGAGGTTGCTGGCAGTTTTGGATTGCCCGTAAGCCTGGAGTGTTTCGTAAGAACGGTGTTCAAAATTCGGGTCATCAAAATGGAAAGGAGACAGGTGGTGTCCCAATGAGGAAACGTTGACTACTCTCGCCCCGTTCGCCTGTTTGAGTGCGGGCCAGAGCCGGGCGGTAAGATGGAACTGTCCGATGTAATTGGTAGCCAGTTGAGACTCAAAGCCACGTGAATCTTTGCGAAACGGCACCCACATGATACCCGCGTTGTTGATCATGATATGCAATGGCCGTTTAGAAGAAAGGAATCGCTGCGCAAATGCATCTATAGATGCCGGATCCATGATATCCATCGCTTCGATTTCAACATTTGCGACGCCTTCCAGGTTTCTTTCCGCTTTTTCCACGTCTCTTGCCGGTACGATCACGGTGGCGCCTGCGGCGGCAAGCGTTTTGGTGGTTTCCAGTCCGATGCCCGCGTTGCCGCCTGTTACGATGGCAATTATACCATAGAGGCTGATGCCCTGGATCACTTCCGCTGCGGTGGTGAATTGGTTAAACCCTGTGTGTAATGGTTGTTGAAGCGCGCCCTGGTAGTTGTTCTGTATCATTTTTAATTTGTTTTGTTGATACAAAAGTAGGGTGCATGTTTTCAGACGACTTTGTTCAAAAGTCCGAATTTGCTTTGTTTAAAAGACCATTCTAAAACTCAGTTTTTACGTTTTACAGCTTCTGTTACTTCAAAAGGCTTGTACGGGCTAAGGTTGAAAGTGACGTTCCCGTTGGAATCGTTGCTCTTATCTCCCGCTACTTCAGCCGTAAGCGTGTACTTAGCAGATGGATCATAGCTGTCTGTTTTTAAGGAATAGAAGAACATATTCTTTTTGAATGGAATCCCCCGGAACTTATCGGCCAGCGCTTCATGCGGATCAGTGGACACAACAACCCCGTCTTTCAATAACCTTACATGCTTTACTTTCAGAAATGAACTTCCCTCCGTAAAAAAGAACCCGACCTGCACGCGACCATTCGCATATACGTTCGCCGTTACATCCCATTCCAGGGTCTTGAACGTAGTACTGATCTGCGCTGGTCGCCAATTGCCTACGATATACCCTCCTTCTTTAAAGTAGTCCACTTTCAGCGCGTCCAGACGCGGGTAGTGAAAATAAAGTCGCTCCTTAAAATTGCTGAAGTCTTTTTGTGATGGCATACTCCACGCGGTTTCGGCCAGGGCCAGCAGGCGCGGGAAGTTCTGCACATTAATATCCTTCACTTCCTGGGGAACAGCGGGCCACATGTTCGCCTGAACACCCAGTACGTATTGCTGTTCGTGGTTGT encodes the following:
- a CDS encoding AraC family transcriptional regulator, which encodes MEYQAKYITEDIKLSCYQDKFFKSDIMFEQHMLIWFISGETKIVRSEGSYMFKKGDIFLIPRNQLATIINYPKDGLAHKTVVMHLTTEWLRNFYAGLEVKPATTDVQRIRHYAGHPLLESCLSSLIPYFEMNDLPKGIAQLKLTEAVTILRSIDPGIDSVLANFEEPGKIDLADYMEKNFMFNMPLEKFGYLTGRSLTTFKRDFRKTFSTTPQRWLTKKRLDLAHYQFVEKKKKPIDVCYEVGFENLSHFSYAFKKQFGYAPTELLIGG
- a CDS encoding alpha-L-fucosidase — its product is MKKKLIAAALLLATLNTNAQQKTNAADIKEKMQWFADAKLGIFIHAGIYSVKGVSESWSFHNGNISHKDYMDQLKGFTNKNYDPAAWADLIARSGARYAVITTKHHDGVAMYDTKLNNLSIVKATPAKKDMISPLFSELRKRSIKAGAYYSLIDWTHSDYPGFLKDSSRYKVENDYNRWQRFRQFFQAQIQEINQLFNPDLWWFDGDWEHSAEEWESAKVRHLILSKNPNAIINGRLQGYGDYETPEQNFPVSRPEFNWWELCMTTNNNWGYRPTDTAWKTPYEIITIFMDAVSNGGNLLLDIGPKADGTIPSEQIHLLEELGKWNAKHGSAIFNTLPGLPQGHFYGPSTISKDSSTMYLFLPAGARNQVMIKGLKNKIESIKVMGSNTPLSHKVVGKISWSPVPGLVYIPVPENVQDEYVTVLEVKLDGKLSLYAGKGGLN
- a CDS encoding ribonuclease Z, producing MFGVTILGNNSALPAFDRHPTAQVVTLGDQQFMVDCGEGTQMQMARYKIRHSRISRIFISHLHGDHYFGLIGLLTSMGLLSREQPLHLHAPPGLIDIIQLQLKVADTVLPYELIFHPLSEEGTIVLEEKLSVSCFRVFHRIECWGFVFRERKNPRKIDRDKAVAYGVPAAFYDRLKKGEDYTNKKGEQILNEWVTVPNRAPLSYAYCADTVYKPALCAHLQHVNLLYHETTYLADLEERAMSRFHSTTHQAAAMALEAGVHRLLIGHFSSKYDKLDAFLEETQSIFPATELALEGCTFLVGAASPFSNNAAFEKEQNSGVTTS
- a CDS encoding DUF2652 domain-containing protein, which codes for MKISAIKSGLRMVFGNQEHPRKGLVFIPDISGFTELVRNTDLVTGRIITQELLSSLVQHNTLKMKIAEIEGDAIFFFKWKSIPTAEELYDQFETMKTAFDEKVEALQIRFNLKLNLHLKAIAHYGAIAAYSIGRFHKIYGEVVVEAHRLLKNNVPGRSYLLITDELMAASKQVMVKDFLQVERSNKLCELYSGLRSLCFTYFLFEYLEPASTPFC
- a CDS encoding acetyl-CoA carboxylase carboxyltransferase subunit alpha, coding for MPELQNRQFLDFERPIKDLADQIKQLKETAEKSKTDLSTSINDLENKIEEKRKEITSNLSSWQRVQLSRHPDRPYTLKYIQKMTTNFVELHGDRNVKDDKAMVGGFADFGGETVMFIGQQKGINTKMRQLRNFGMANPEGYRKALRLMRLAEKFNKPVITLIDTPGAYPGLEAEERGQGEAIARNIYEMIRLKVPVICVIIGEGASGGALGIGVGDKVFMMENTWYTVISPESCSSILWRSWDHKEKAAEELKLTSDKMKEFGLIDGVVPEPDGGAHWDYDAAAEKLKNYLLPVLKELKQIAPEKRIEDRIEKFSKMGFWEEV
- the dapA gene encoding 4-hydroxy-tetrahydrodipicolinate synthase, with product MSLQTTLRGTGVALVTPFDAAGSIDFNALERVIDFVIDGGVQYVVTLGTTGETPTLSKEEKKDIAVFTFEKVNSRVPVVVGAGGNNTAEVIKEMAYLPCDKAAAILSASPYYNKPSQEGLFQHYKAIAANTPAPILLYNVPGRTGRNLEAKTTLRLAHDVANIAGIKEASGDMAQCMQILRDKPENFLVVSGDDALVLPQVACGMEGVISVAANSFPKQFTSMVNACLNGDFANAKKLNDQLIEGYELLFAENNPAGVKAAMQILGLIENEVRLPVVPLSEGLYEKMKDYVGRLS
- a CDS encoding SDR family NAD(P)-dependent oxidoreductase, whose amino-acid sequence is MIQNNYQGALQQPLHTGFNQFTTAAEVIQGISLYGIIAIVTGGNAGIGLETTKTLAAAGATVIVPARDVEKAERNLEGVANVEIEAMDIMDPASIDAFAQRFLSSKRPLHIMINNAGIMWVPFRKDSRGFESQLATNYIGQFHLTARLWPALKQANGARVVNVSSLGHHLSPFHFDDPNFEHRSYETLQAYGQSKTASNLFALELDNRAKAYNVRAYSVHPGSIAGTELAREAPPELFQQMGFLDEAGNIRPEVLASLKTIPQGAATTVWAATSSQLSNTGGVYCEDGDIAELLVGDPGTKAKLHESGVQPYALDENSAQRLWSFTEEMTGIQFMVS
- a CDS encoding anti-anti-sigma factor codes for the protein MLFKLEAKEKFNVIIPDGPDLSASLTEAIEPEIVALLENEVRNVVLSLKNVTTSEPGVADILARVQSAFYANESSFVVCEMADGVKKALEEAELYDALNIVPTESEAWDMVQMEEIERELMREDPE